The DNA window GGTAAACCTATTATACCACATTTTAATGCCATTATTTTATTCTCTTATTATTATTAGAATGTAAATAATTTACTGCTTTATTATAATTATTAGTTTTAATAAAAACTAGTAAAGCTTTAATACTATTTTTTATAGTAAAATTAATATTTTTTTGTTCAGTTAATGTAGGAGAATTTAATACAAAATTATTTACTTGATTTTTATTTCCAGGATGTCCTATACCTATACGTAATCTATAAAATAATGTATCATTAAATATTTTAATAATACTATTAATTCCATTATGTCCTCCACTACTTCCTCCATATTTAAATTTGATAATGCCAGGTAAATAATCTAATTCATCATGAATAACTAAAATATTTTTTAATAAAATTTTATAAAAATTAGAAACAATAAATATTGATTTTCCTGAATTATTCATAAAAGAGTTTGGTATTAATAAAATTATTTTTTTATTTAAAATATTTAAATAACCAATATTTTCATTTAATTTTTTTACTTTTTTAAATTTAACATGAAATTTTTTAGATAAATTAATTATGTAATTAGAACCTATATTATGACGAGTTTTAATAAATTTATTATTTAAATTATTACCTAATCCTACTATCATTTTTATATTATTCAAATATTTACCTATTTATTATTTTAATTTATTTAAACATTACAGATATAGATTCTTCATTATTAATTCTTCTTATTGTTTCTGCAAGCATATAAGATAGAGTTAATACTCTAACATTTTTTAATTTTTTTATTTTCTTTGTTAATGGGATACTGTCACAGACAATAATTTCATCTATTACAGAATTATAAATATTTTCAATAGCATTTCCAGAAAAAATAGCATGAGTAACATAAACAAATACTTTTGTTGCTCCATTATTTTTTAAAGCTTTTGCTGCTTGACATAATGTTCCTGCAGTATCAACAATATCATCTATTAAAATACAATCTCGTTGATTAACATCTCCAATAATATTCATAATTTCTGTAGTATTTAAATTATGTCTTCTTTTATCTATAATAGCCATATCTGTACCATGAAATAATTTTTTTGCTATCGATCTTGCACGAATTACTCCACCAATATCAGGAGAAACTATTATAGGATTATTATATATATTTTTTGATATATCTTTTAAAAAGATAGAACTTGCGAAAACATTGTCTACAGGAACATTAAAAAATCCTTGAATTTGTTCTGCATGTAAATCAACTGTTAATATTCTATTAATTCCTACTCTAGATAAAAAATCAGCTATTACTTTTGCAGTAATAGGTACTCTAGCGGAACGAATTCTTCGATCTTGTCTAGCATAACCAAAATAAGGAATAACGGCAGTTATTCTTCCAGCAGATGCTCTTTTAAATGCATCAATCATTATAATTAATTCAATTAAATTATCATTTGTAGGATTACAAGTTGATTGTATGATAAAAATATCACTTCCTCTTACATTTTCATTTATTTTAACAGAAACTTCTCCATCACTAAATTTACCTACAAATATCTTACCTAAATTAATATATAGATGATTAGCAATATTTTTTGCTAATCTAG is part of the Enterobacteriaceae endosymbiont of Donacia fulgens genome and encodes:
- the pth gene encoding aminoacyl-tRNA hydrolase codes for the protein MNNIKMIVGLGNNLNNKFIKTRHNIGSNYIINLSKKFHVKFKKVKKLNENIGYLNILNKKIILLIPNSFMNNSGKSIFIVSNFYKILLKNILVIHDELDYLPGIIKFKYGGSSGGHNGINSIIKIFNDTLFYRLRIGIGHPGNKNQVNNFVLNSPTLTEQKNINFTIKNSIKALLVFIKTNNYNKAVNYLHSNNNKRIK
- a CDS encoding ribose-phosphate pyrophosphokinase gives rise to the protein MVNMKLFAGNAIPRLAKNIANHLYINLGKIFVGKFSDGEVSVKINENVRGSDIFIIQSTCNPTNDNLIELIIMIDAFKRASAGRITAVIPYFGYARQDRRIRSARVPITAKVIADFLSRVGINRILTVDLHAEQIQGFFNVPVDNVFASSIFLKDISKNIYNNPIIVSPDIGGVIRARSIAKKLFHGTDMAIIDKRRHNLNTTEIMNIIGDVNQRDCILIDDIVDTAGTLCQAAKALKNNGATKVFVYVTHAIFSGNAIENIYNSVIDEIIVCDSIPLTKKIKKLKNVRVLTLSYMLAETIRRINNEESISVMFK